One genomic window of Caenorhabditis elegans chromosome I includes the following:
- the ttm-5 gene encoding Putative sphingolipid delta(4)-desaturase/C4-monooxygenase (Confirmed by transcript evidence): MGQSVSRDDFIWTLTEQPHMSRREEIVKKYPEVKKLFGVDPSLKYVVSSLVIFQIFMCWLLQDADWILIILEAYFCGGIINHAMTLAIHDISHNTAFGNKYPLKNRFFGMWANLPIAVPISVSFKKYHVEHHRYLGEDGLDTDVPTTFEAEFFTTAPRKLLWLALQPFFYGFRPLIIYKKAPTDMEILNAIIQISFDLLILHFFGVKSLFYLLFGTIISMGLHPSAGHFISEHYAFKEDQETFSYYGLWNLCTFNVGYHVEHHDFPYIPGRDLPKLRAMAPEYYENLLKHTSMMQILTEFVVNPAMGPYARLKRKPRVAQEFYGNYQLFEYVEGFLHHIGVYRLQKFAVNVFDLNNNSKKLN, encoded by the exons ATGGGGCAATCAGTGAGTCGAGATGATTTTATTTGGACGTTAACAGAGCAGCCACATATGAGTAGACGAgaggaaattgtgaaaaagtaCCCAGAAGTTAAAAAG ctaTTCGGCGTTGATCCATCTCTAAAATACGTGGTGTCTAGTTTggtaatatttcaaatttttatgtgtTGGTTATTACAAGATGCTGATTGGATATTAATAATACTTGAAGCCTACTTTTGCGGTGGAATAATCAATCACGCAATGACACTTGCCATCCATGATATTTCACATAATACGGCTTTTGGTAATAAGTAcccattgaaaaatcgatttttcggaatgtgggcaaatttgccgattgctGTGCCGATATCAGTGTCTTTTAAGAAGTATCATGTGGAGCATCATCGATATTTGG GAGAAGATGGCCTAGATACAGATGTCCCTACAACATTTGAGGCCGAGTTCTTCACCACCGCGCCGCGGAAGCTTCTGTGGCTTGCCTTACAACCGTTTTTCTATGGTTTCAGGCCATTGATTATTTATAAGAAAGCTCCTACTGatatggaaattttaaatgctaTTATTCag ATCTCATTCGACTTATTAATACTGCACTTTTTTGGCGTTAAATCACTATTCTATCTACTTTTTGGAACAATTATCAGTATGGGACTCCATCCAAGTGCTGGGCACTTTATCTCGGAGCACTATGCTTTTAAGGAGGATCAGGAGACTTTTAG TTACTATGGTCTCTGGAACCTATGTACCTTTAACGTAGGCTACCACGTCGAACACCACGACTTCCCATACATCCCCGGACGAGATCTCCCGAAATTACGTGCAATGGCTCCAGAATACTAcgaaaatttgctgaaacaTACCTCGATGATGCAGATTTTAACAGAATTCGTCGTAAATCCGGCAATGGGTCCGTATGCTCGACTGAAACGAAAGCCACGTGTCGCACAGGAATTCTATGGAAATTATCAGTTATTTGAATATGTTGAAGGG TTCCTCCACCATATTGGTGTCTACCGCCTTCAAAAGTTTGCAGTTAACGTGTTTGATCTCAACAATAACAGCAAGAAGCTCAACTAG
- the Y54E5A.2 gene encoding Recep_L_domain domain-containing protein (Confirmed by transcript evidence) — translation MVLLFNFLKLMLFSTVHGIVIEFERRAELYSLYSSIPLSKDTWRFENYLNVHKYNNILFDGKILEFDSLGWLNGNQTIYHKLPYFISNPAFRIPHISKELCDSNGFFNIGFRIFQKTREAGLPYQPQCATCHPIIEGLHQMYYVFPERDFTQIFTKLTIGSRKINNLLHYCSREDCEQEPRVSNFQDYLRINNLHFGKVTRWSGEHGATETDREAIGLPNGELAIHSRKIEGFTTMCGIELNGKIVSSYNFVNEDIIGDGEQNDKIFTYENYESLEISINSVNDTKNNIQLFISWDDWGCCSACCCPTSICGHDYETASDWKWKMEKEAQPNQPSESLNQLHRLLSIPPYAHQGIPLFSSLLKRIVLEDILRDIRSDLVPKFIVANKAAGHKFTSGMFIELESCKSNIQKTNCYEWAKCHNISMEDVHVESEEQVSDSCQQVQFIDVLVGMDNMKVTVGAHQHLRIRMDSEVHDMRTTSAKWRIDLRKPKKYDKNRPCLLQGTVQRGGELLILDFSTWHMKIDLILAKERKKVRITFHNLKVDEKVSAIQNTVFYWALAIAAFFLLLVTAVILMHREKTRRLEKTLKSVNSH, via the exons ATGGTTTTgttgttcaattttctgaaacttatgCTTTTTTCGACAGTGCATGGAATTGTTATCGAGTTTG aaagacgAGCGGAACTCTACTCCCTGTACTCCTCAATTCCATTATCAAAAGACACGTGGAGATTTGAGAATTACCTGAACGTTCACAAGTACAACAATATACTATTCGACGGAAAAATCTTGGAATTCGACTCACTGGGATGGTTAAATGGGAATCAGACGATTTATCACAAATTACCATATTTTATATCGAATCCGGCGTTTCGAATTCCTCATATATCAAAGGAATTGTGTGATTCTAACGGGTTCTTTAATATTggatttcgcatttttcag aaaactcGCGAAGCGGGCCTCCCGTACCAACCGCAATGTGCCACGTGTCATCCGATAATTGAAGGTCTCCATCAAATGTACTACGTATTCCCGGAACGTGATTTCACTCAGATTTTCACGAAATTGACGATCGGctctcgaaaaatcaataatttattgcACTATTGTAGTCGGGAGGATTGTGAACAGGAGCCACGTGTCTCGAATTTTCAGGATTACTTGAGAATTAATA ACCTGCATTTTGGAAAGGTGACAAGATGGAGTGGAGAGCATGGAGCCACTGAAACCGACAGAGAAGCTATAGGGCTCCCCAATGGAGAGCTGGCG attcattctcgaaaaattgaaggatTTACTACAATGTGTGGAATTGAGTTGAATGGTAAAATTGTGAGCAGCTATAACTTTGTGAATGAGGATATTATTGGGGACGGAGAGCAGAATG ATAAAATCTTCACCTACGAAAACTACGAgtctctggaaatttcaataaactcTGTGAACGACACTAAGAACAATATTCAATTGTTCATCTCCTGGGATGATTGGGGTTGCTGTTCGGCGTGCTGCTGTCCCACCTCAATCTGTGGACATGATTATGAGACTGCTAGTGATTG GAagtggaaaatggaaaaggaAGCGCAG ccCAACCAACCCAGCGAGTCACTGAACCAACTTCACAGACTGCTCTCAATCCCTCCGTATGCTCATCAGGGAATTCCATTGTTCTCGTCATTGTTGAAAAGAATTGTGCTTGAGGATATTTTAAGAGATATCCGAAGTGATTTGGTGCCAAAGTTCATTGTAGCTAACAAGGCTGCTGG GCACAAATTCACGTCTGGAATGTTCATCGAATTAGAGTCCTGCAAGTCGAATATTCAAAAGACGAATTGCTACGAGTGGGCCAAGTGCCACAATATTTCGATG GAAGACGTCCACGTGGAATCCGAGGAGCAAGTTTCCGATTCGTGTCAGCAAGTGCAATTTATCGATGTGCTCGTTGGAATGGATAATATGAAAGTGAC cgtcGGAGCCCACCAACATCTCCGTATCCGAATGGATTCAGAAGTTCACGATATGCGAACCACGTCCGCCAAATGGAGAATTGATCTtcgaaaacccaaaaaatacgATAAGAACCGCCCGTGTCTGCTGCAGGGAACCGTGCAACGTGGCGGCGAGCTACTCATTCTTGACTTTTCCACGTGGcacatgaaaattgatttgattttgGCGAAGGAACGGAAGAAGGTTCGAAtcacttttcataatttaaa AGTTGACGAGAAGGTTTCTGCAATACAAAATACTGTATTCTATTGGGCGCTGGCAATTGCTG cattcTTCCTGCTTCTCGTCACTGCCGTCATTTTAATGCACAGAGAGAAGACACGGCGTTTGGAGAAAACTCTTAAATCAGTTAATTCACACTAG
- the npp-4 gene encoding Nucleoporin p58/p45 (Confirmed by transcript evidence) gives MSLFGTSTTAPAASTTPLFGSTAAAAPKPGGLFGAPAAAMSSGLFGASQTAPAPASAGLFGSTTAPTPASTSSVPLFGSTTTTASPSGGLFGAKTATTAAPAPTGGLFGASTAAPATGSLFGSTAPATGGLFGAKSTTSAAPTLGGGLFGSSTAPAAAATTSFGAPPATAAAPLGLGGIQQQNSSGGGLPNASGTATSSLTGTGDSKDASKDGEWTQAATLIRDLLPLIEDKFKKNREFMEETENMSIDNVAIEEQIDKTRGWIEEVRRDVLTATQSSERIAYLVSTDKTLCDTTKRVQEHSGSANQTTYMNAIKEHLAELCNFYGNDMDALQERVNFLRNRFEKLLTGEKSITMEELDAYFLRCDANVSNAHHHVTELGKEIEEIRDFLIEQGYTQLRKWSTTAASAAAPIASNSEMIVREGAEFFPSQSSLAIIGSSLRAPAAPAPAVGGLGLGTGTSLFGNTGTTSLFGSTATKPAFSGGSLFGATTSTATSSAAATTTTPTTSLFGSTKPATTTTPFASTVANNSSGLLFSSKK, from the exons atgtcGCTTTTCGGTACAAGTACCACGGCTCCAGCTGCTTCAACAACACCTCTTTTTGGCTCAACGGCTGCTGCTGCTCCAAAGCCTGGAGGCCTCTTCGGTGCGCCTGCTGCTGCCATGTCATCAGGGCTCTTTGGAGCATCTCAGACAGCTCCTGCACCAGCTTCTGCAGGACTTTTCGGCTCAACAACTGCTCCTACACCTGCTTCAACGTCTTCAGTTCCACTATTCGGTTCGACAACAACCACCGCATCACCATCTGGAGGACTTTTCGGAGCCAAGACAGCCACCACAGCAGCTCCCGCGCCGACTGGTGGGCTCTTTGGAGCATCAACGGCTGCTCCGGCGACTGGAAGTCTGTTCGGAAGTACTGCCCCGGCTACTGGAGGtctttttggcgcgaaatcgACCACATCGGCGGCTCCGAC gcttgGAGGTGGACTTTTTGGATCGAGCACGGCTCCGGCGGCGGCGGCAACGACATCATTTGGAGCTCCACCAGCGACTGCAGCTGCTCCAT tggGTCTCGGCGGAATCCAGCAACAAAACAGCAGTGGTGGTGGGCTTCCAAATGCTTCAGgaactgccacgtcatcactCACAGGCACCGGAGACTCAAAAGATGCCTCGAAAGACGGTGAATGGACACAAGCGGCCACTCTAATCAGAGATTTACTCCCATTGATCGAGgataaattcaagaaaaatcgagaatttatGGAAGAAACCGAGAATATGTCAATTGACAACGTGGCAATCGAAGAACAAATCGATAAGACACGTGGATGGATTGAGGAAGTTCGACGGGATGTTCTGACGGCTACACAATCATCAGAAAGGATTGCATATCTTGTATCAACTGATAAAACACTTTGTGATACGACGAAACGAGTTCAAGAGCATTCTGGATCTGCAAATCAGACTACTTATATGAATGCTATCAAAGA ACACCTCGCCGAGCTGTGCAATTTCTATGGAAATGATATGGACGCACTTCAAGAGAGAGTGAATTTCCTGAGAAATCGATTCGAGAAGCTTCTAACcggtgaaaaatcgataacaaTGGAGGAGCTGGAtgcatattttttgagatgtGATGCAAATGTTTCGAATGCACATCATCATGTCACTGAGCTCggaaaagaaattgaagaaattcgagattttctAATTGAACAAGGATATACTCAATTGAGAAAATGGTCGACTACAGCTGCTTCAGCAGCAGCACCAATAGCTTCGAATTCTGAAATGATTGTTAGAGAAGGAGCCGAGTTCTTCCCATCACAATCTAGTCTGGCAATCATTGGAAGCTCGTTGAGAGCACCGGCTGCTCCGGCTCCAGCTGTTGGAGGGCTTGGATTGGGCACTGGAACCAGTCTTTTTGGAAATACTG GAACAACTTCTCTTTTCGGATCAACGGCCACAAAACCAGCTTTCTCTGGAGGATCTCTATTCGGTGCAACAACTTCTACTGCAACATCCTCAGCTGCTGCCACCACCACAACTCCGACTACATCACTCTTCGGATCAACCAAACCAGCCACCACAACTACACCATTTGCATCGACTGTTGCTAATAATTCCAGTGGTCTTTTGTTCAGTTcaaagaaataa
- the Y54E5A.5 gene encoding Polysaccharide biosynthesis domain-containing protein (Partially confirmed by transcript evidence) yields MTDYGDADKYVNDESIEMAWAIKAGERSEVHMNLIMRCDTRVLRLNKHQDAILAAFRSSFPDLNVEEVTTSLLKDGGAKETWREFCEQFKDIVDDYSMGTLMRIHASKAYSPENTVVVPRIIYLAIEMARNVEGVNEKNKEAYTAHRNSLASL; encoded by the exons ATGACTGACTACGGAGATGCTGATAAATACGTCAACGACGAATCGATCGAGATGGCTTGGGCGATCAAAGCCGGCGAACGGTCCGAAGTTCACATGAATCTGATAATGCGGTGTGACACTCGGGTTCTTCGGCTCAACAAGCATCAGGATGCGATTCTCGCCGCATTTCGAAGCTCATTCCCCGATTTGAATGTGGAGGAGGTGACGACGAGTTTGCTGAAAGACGGCGGAGCCAAGGAGACATGGCGCGAGTTTTGTGAGCAATTCAAGGATATCGTCGACGATTATTCAATGGGAACACTGATGAGAATTCATGCTTCGAAGGCTTACAGTCCGGAAAATACTGTGGTTGTTCCAAGA ATCATCTACCTGGCAATCGAGATGGCACGCAACGTGGAGGGTGTCAACGAGAAGAATAAGGAGGCATACACGGCTCACCGCAATTCGCTCGCCTCCTTGTAA
- the dus-2 gene encoding DRBM domain-containing protein (Confirmed by transcript evidence), with translation MSDLYRNKKILAPMVRAGRTPLRLLCLKYGADLCYTEEIVDKKLIEATRVVNEALGTIDYRNGDDIILRLAPEEKGRCILQIGTNSGEKAAKIAQIVGDDVAGIDVNMGCPKPFSIHCGMGAALLTQTEKIVDILTSLKSAAKVPVTCKIRVLDDPEDTLKLVQEIEKCRVSALGVHGRRRDERQPDKCRIDEIRDVAQAVQSIPVISNGLSDEIEQYSDFEKYQLLTETSSTMIARKALSTPSIFRREGCLDKYEDIRNFLELACQYDESYTMTKYVVQRILGADQEYDPRGKATVAAGSVLQICKAFGMEDVYDKWRDERKKKQSKKRARVDDDGVYNIEVSFPLKRLKNSVGFSPTPKMVLHDYCVETKIPKATYEVVKRDDKRFVATACIGDKKYRSGIGQPNLRMAEQVAALAALHGMNIRNLLVGNWEEE, from the exons atgtcAGACTTGTAtcgaaataagaaaattttggcGCCGATGGTTCGTGCTGGAAGGACACCCCTGCGGCTTTTATGCCTGAAATATGGCGCGGATCTCTGCTACACCGAAGAAATCgtcgataaaaaattaattgaagcgACCCGAGTTGTCAATGAAGCTCTCGGAACAATCGATTATCGAAACGGAGATGATATTATTCTGAGGCTAGCACCAGAGGAGAAAGGGCGTTGTATTCTGCAAATCGGCACCAATTCCGGAGAAAAAGCGGCGAAAATCGCCCAGATTGT tgGTGATGATGTGGCTGGAATTGATGTCAACATGGGCTGCCCGAAGCCATTTTCGATTCATTGTGGAATGGGCGCGGCGCTTTTGACtcaaaccgaaaaaattgtcgat attctaacATCGCTAAAATCCGCTGCAAAAGTCCCTGTAACCTGTAAAATTCGAGTACTCGATGACCCTGAAGACACTCTGAAACTGGTCcaggaaatcgaaaaatgcagAGTTTCAGCGTTAGGAGTACATGGAAGACGGCGTGATGAACGGCAACCGGATAAATGTAGAATTGATGAGATTCGTGACGTGGCACAGGCGGTTCAAAGTATTCCCGTTATTTCAAA cggtctctcCGACGAAATCGAGCAATAttcagattttgagaaatatcaGCTGTTAACCGAGACAAGTAGTACAATGATTGCCAGAAAAGCCCTCTCAACTCCGTCAATTTTCCGTCGGGAAGGATGTTTAGATAAATACGAagatattcgaaattttctggaactcGCGTGCCAATACGACGAGTCTTACACTATGACAAAATACGTTGTTCAACGGATTCTGGGCGCCGATCAGGAATATGATCCACGTGGAAAGGCGACGGTTGCCGCCGGAAGTGTACTGCAGATTTGTAAAGCGTTTGGAATGGAGGATGTATATGAT aaatggcGAGATGAACGAAAGAAGAAACAGAGTAAGAAGCGAGCTCGTGTTGACGATGACGGTGTTTATAATATTGAAGTCTCATTTCCATT AAAACGCCTGAAAAACTCGGTCGGCTTCTCGCCAACGCCCAAAATGGTGCTTCACGACTATTGTGTGGAGACGAAGATCCCAAAAGCCACGTATGAGGTCGTAAAACGAGATGATAAGCGATTCGTGGCGACGGCGTGTATTGGTGACAAGAAATATCGATCAGGAATTGGACAACCGAATTTAAGAATGGCTGAGCAGGTCGCCGCGCTCGCAGCCTTACATGGAATGAATATTCGGAATCTTTTGGTTGGAAATTGGGAAGAAGAATGa